The Myxosarcina sp. GI1 genome contains the following window.
TTACCTAACTAAGTTGTTGGTCGATCGCGGTCATGAAGTCGTTTTGTTCAATCGCGGGAACAATCCCCCGCCAGTAGCAGAAGTTAAACAGATTCATGGCGATCGCAAAGATCCCTCACAGCTAAAAGAGAAGTTGGCAGAAGAAAGTTTTGATGCAATTTTTGATAACAACGGTCGCGAACTAGAGCATACCAAACCGTTAGTAGAAATATTTAAAGATTCCGTCCGACATTTTGTCTATATTAGTTCTGCTGGAGTTTATTTACCTTCGGCACAAATGCCTCACCGCGAAGGTGATGCGGTCGATCCTAACAGCCGTCATAAGGGCAAACATCACACAGAAGCTTATTTGGCTGAGTCTGGCATTCGGTGGACTGCAATTCGTCCTACCTATATCTACGGCGCGCAAAACTATAACGATTTAGAAGCGTGGTTTTTTGACCGTATAGTTCGCAATCGACCTCTTCCTATTCCCGATGGTGGCTTATATATTACTCAATTCGGTCACGTGCGAGATTTGGTTGAAGCTATGGCAGCAGTTTTAGACAATCAGCAGGCTGTGGGAAAAATCTATAATGTTAGTGGAGATCGCTACGTAACTTTTAACGGTTTGGCTTATGCTTGTGCCGAGGCTGTAGGCAAATCTCCCGATGAAGTAAAGTTGGTTCACTACGATTCGAGTAAGATTGACTTTGGCAAGCGTAAAGCTTTTCCCATTCGCAAACAGCACTTTTTTGCAGATATAACTCTGGCAAAACATGAGCTAAATTGGCAACCACATTACGATTTAACCTCTGGTTTAAAAGACTCATTCCAAAATGATTACTTAGCTTCTCAGCGAGACACTGCCAATATCGATTTTTCTTTAGACGAAGAAATTTTGCGAACG
Protein-coding sequences here:
- a CDS encoding NAD-dependent epimerase/dehydratase family protein yields the protein MRILIMGGTRFIGVYLTKLLVDRGHEVVLFNRGNNPPPVAEVKQIHGDRKDPSQLKEKLAEESFDAIFDNNGRELEHTKPLVEIFKDSVRHFVYISSAGVYLPSAQMPHREGDAVDPNSRHKGKHHTEAYLAESGIRWTAIRPTYIYGAQNYNDLEAWFFDRIVRNRPLPIPDGGLYITQFGHVRDLVEAMAAVLDNQQAVGKIYNVSGDRYVTFNGLAYACAEAVGKSPDEVKLVHYDSSKIDFGKRKAFPIRKQHFFADITLAKHELNWQPHYDLTSGLKDSFQNDYLASQRDTANIDFSLDEEILRTV